The Deinococcus arcticus genome has a segment encoding these proteins:
- the proS gene encoding proline--tRNA ligase, producing MTKDGGKQDRKAAQYGVTPQSADFNDWYNEVVKKADLADNSPVAGAMVVRPYGSALWENIVRWLDDRFKATGHESLVFPTLIPMGFITREADHVEGFAPELFTVSKIGTEELAEPYVLRPTSETIIGHMWSGWLNSYRDLPFLHYQWGSVFRAELRTKAFLRTSEFFWHEGHTAHANEPEARAEVRQMLDLYHEFCRDVLALPVVRGEKTASERFAGAVATYSIEGMMRDGKALQSGTSHYLGQNFSRAFDVKFQTREQKEEYAHTTSWAISSRIIGAIIMTHGDDFGLIMPPRIAPIQVVVIPVGRKDNFDQMVEEGEKLAAELRGLGLKVKVDRRDGVTNGFKYNDWELKGVPVRIELGPRDLEQGVVVVKNRNRDEKETLTRADAVAGMPARLDEIHDWLYGRATQFLLTRTLVADTYEAFQEGIESGHWVRAYHCADAACEKSIKDDTKATTRNVPLDDAEFFHEHGEGPCVKCGQPGAYGKRVIFGRQY from the coding sequence ATGACGAAAGACGGCGGGAAACAGGACAGGAAGGCGGCGCAGTACGGCGTCACCCCCCAGAGCGCAGATTTCAACGACTGGTACAACGAGGTCGTGAAAAAGGCCGATCTGGCCGACAACAGCCCCGTGGCGGGCGCCATGGTGGTGCGCCCTTATGGCAGCGCGCTGTGGGAAAACATCGTGCGCTGGCTGGACGACCGCTTCAAGGCCACCGGCCACGAGTCCCTGGTCTTTCCCACCCTGATTCCCATGGGCTTTATCACCAGGGAAGCCGACCACGTGGAAGGCTTTGCGCCGGAACTCTTCACGGTCAGCAAGATCGGCACCGAGGAACTGGCTGAGCCCTATGTGCTGCGCCCCACCAGCGAAACCATCATTGGGCACATGTGGAGCGGCTGGCTGAACTCTTACCGGGACCTGCCTTTCTTGCACTACCAGTGGGGCAGCGTGTTCCGCGCCGAGCTGCGCACCAAGGCGTTTCTGCGCACCAGCGAATTCTTCTGGCACGAGGGCCACACCGCCCACGCCAATGAACCCGAGGCCCGCGCCGAAGTGCGGCAGATGCTGGACCTCTACCACGAGTTCTGCCGCGACGTGCTGGCGCTGCCCGTGGTGCGCGGCGAGAAGACCGCCAGCGAGCGCTTTGCCGGGGCCGTGGCCACCTACTCCATTGAGGGCATGATGCGCGACGGTAAGGCGCTGCAGTCCGGCACCAGCCACTACCTGGGCCAGAACTTCTCCAGGGCCTTTGACGTGAAGTTCCAGACGCGCGAACAGAAGGAAGAGTACGCCCACACGACCTCCTGGGCGATTTCCAGCCGCATCATCGGCGCGATCATCATGACGCACGGCGACGACTTCGGGCTGATCATGCCGCCCCGGATTGCGCCCATTCAGGTGGTGGTGATTCCCGTGGGCCGCAAGGACAACTTTGACCAGATGGTGGAAGAGGGCGAGAAGCTGGCCGCCGAACTGCGTGGCCTGGGCCTGAAGGTGAAGGTGGACCGGCGCGACGGCGTGACCAACGGCTTCAAGTACAACGACTGGGAACTGAAGGGCGTGCCGGTGCGCATTGAACTGGGCCCGCGCGATCTGGAGCAGGGTGTGGTCGTGGTGAAAAACCGCAACCGTGACGAGAAGGAGACCCTGACGCGCGCCGACGCCGTGGCGGGCATGCCCGCCCGCTTGGACGAGATTCACGACTGGCTGTATGGCCGCGCGACCCAGTTTCTGCTGACCCGCACCCTGGTGGCCGACACCTACGAGGCGTTCCAGGAAGGCATCGAGAGTGGGCACTGGGTCCGCGCGTACCACTGCGCCGACGCCGCGTGCGAAAAGAGCATCAAGGACGACACCAAGGCCACCACGCGCAACGTGCCGCTGGACGACGCCGAATTCTTCCACGAGCACGGCGAGGGCCCCTGCGTGAAGTGCGGCCAGCCGGGCGCCTACGGCAAGCGCGTGATTTTCGGCCGGCAGTACTGA
- a CDS encoding NADAR family protein — MSASTHYFYRTAHPFSNFHPSLFVEDGVTYHWAEQYLMARKAKLFGDEATRARILAASTPAECKALGRRVTPYDDGVWARERFGVALAMLRLKFGQNPELRAFLLNTADAELVETAADDRIWGIGFAEPQAEGARQAWGQNLLGKALMAVRAELQLA, encoded by the coding sequence ATGAGTGCATCCACCCATTACTTCTACCGAACGGCCCACCCGTTCTCGAATTTCCACCCCAGCCTGTTTGTGGAGGACGGCGTGACATACCACTGGGCCGAGCAGTACCTGATGGCCCGCAAGGCGAAGCTGTTTGGCGACGAGGCCACCCGGGCGAGGATCCTGGCCGCCTCTACCCCCGCAGAATGCAAGGCGCTGGGGCGCCGCGTGACCCCATACGACGATGGGGTCTGGGCGCGCGAGCGGTTCGGCGTGGCCCTGGCGATGCTGCGGCTGAAATTTGGGCAGAATCCAGAGCTGCGCGCCTTCCTGCTGAACACCGCAGACGCCGAGCTGGTCGAGACGGCGGCGGATGACCGCATCTGGGGCATCGGCTTCGCGGAGCCCCAGGCCGAGGGCGCGCGGCAGGCGTGGGGGCAGAACCTGCTGGGCAAAGCCCTGATGGCGGTGCGGGCGGAACTGCAGCTTGCCTGA